The Tenrec ecaudatus isolate mTenEca1 chromosome 6, mTenEca1.hap1, whole genome shotgun sequence genome has a window encoding:
- the KANSL2 gene encoding KAT8 regulatory NSL complex subunit 2 isoform X3, with product MNRIRIHVLPTNRGRITPVPRSQEPLSCAFTHRPCSQPRLEGQEFCIKHILEDKNAPFKQCSYISTKNGKRCPSAAPKPEKKDGVSFCAEHARRNAMALQAQMKKSNPGPIGETLLCQLSSYAKTELGSQTPESSRSEASRILDEDSWSDGEQEPLTVDQTWRGDPDSEADSIDSDQEDPLKHAGVYTAEEVALIMREKLIRLQSLYIDQFKRLQHLLKEKKRRYLHNRKVEHEALGSSLLTGPEGLLAKERENLKRLKCLRRYRQRYGVEALLHRQLRERRMLATEGAAQQAHTTRSSQRCLAFVDDVRCSNQSLPMTRHCLTHICQDTNQVLFKCCQGSEEVPCNKPVPVSLSEDPCCPLHFQLPPQMYKPEQVLSVPDDLEAGPMDLYLSAAELQPTESLPLEFSDGQMQMDVDGCRAQGSRHFERPLALLPHAGMTTANGKEEPS from the exons ATGAACAGGATTCGGATTCACGTCTTGCCAACCAACCGGGGGAGGATCACTCCAGTGCCTAGGTCTCAGGAGCCCCTGTCGTGTGCTTTCACGCATCGCCCATGCTCGCAACCTCGCCTGGAGGGGCAGGAGTTTTGCATTAAGCATATTCTCGAAGACAAAAATGCACCCTTCAAGCAGTGTAGCTACATATCGACGAAGAATGGAAAAAGATGTCCCAGTGCCGCCCCCAAGCCTGAGAAGAAAGACGG GGTATCCTTCTGTGCTGAACATGCCCGTAGGAATGCCATGGCACTTCAGGCCCAAATGAAAAAGTCTAACCCAGGGCCTATAGGTGAAACACTCTTGTGCCAGCTCAGCTCATATGCTAAGACAGAGCTGGGTTCTCAGACTCCTGAAAGTAGCCGCAGTGAAGCCAGCCGCATTCTGG ATGAAGACAGTTGGAGTGATGGGGAGCAGGAACCCCTGACTGTGGATCAGACATGGAGGGGTGATCCTGACAGCGAAGCGGATAGTATAGACAGTGATCAAGAAGATCCTCTAAA ACATGCTGGTGTCTACACAGCAGAAGAAGTTGCCCTAATTATGCGTGAGAAACTAATTCGTTTGCAGTCTCTGTACATCGATCAGTTTAAAAGACTTCAGCATCTGCTCAAAGAGAAGAAACGCCGTTATTTACACAACCGCAAAGTGGAACATGAAGCACTAG GTAGTAGCCTCCTGACTGGTCCAGAGGGACTTTTGGCTAAAGAACGTGAGAACTTAAAGCGACTTAAATGCCTTCGGCGATACCGCCAGCGCTACGGAGTTGAAGCCTTACTACACAGGCAGCTGAGGGAGCGAAGAATGCTGGCTACAGAAGGTGCCGCCCAACAG gcCCACACGACTCGTTCCAGTCAGAGATGCTTGGCATTTGTGGATGATGTTCGTTGTTCCAATCAGTCTCTTCCAATGACCAGACATTGTCTTACCC atatttGTCAGGACACCAATCAGGTTCTCTTCAAATGCTGCCAGGGGTCTGAGGAGGTACCCTGCAACAAACCGGTTCCTGTAAGCCTCTCTGAGGATCCCTGCTGCCCACTGCATTTCCAGTTGCCTCCCCAGATGTATAAGCCCGAGCAGGTACTGTCTGTGCCAGACGATCTGGAAGCCGGCCCCATGGATCTGTACTTGAGTGCTGCTGAGCTTCAGCCCACTGAGAGTTTACCTCTGGAGTTCAGTGAT GGCCAGATGCAGATGGATGTAGATGGATGCAGAGCCCAGGGATCCCGGCATTTTGAGCGACCCCTTGCGCTGTTACCTCACGCTGGAATGACTACTGCAAATGGGAAAGAGGAACCCAGTTGA
- the KANSL2 gene encoding KAT8 regulatory NSL complex subunit 2 isoform X2, translating to MNRIRIHVLPTNRGRITPVPRSQEPLSCAFTHRPCSQPRLEGQEFCIKHILEDKNAPFKQCSYISTKNGKRCPSAAPKPEKKDGVSFCAEHARRNAMALQAQMKKSNPGPIGETLLCQLSSYAKTELGSQTPESSRSEASRILDEDSWSDGEQEPLTVDQTWRGDPDSEADSIDSDQEDPLKHAGVYTAEEVALIMREKLIRLQSLYIDQFKRLQHLLKEKKRRYLHNRKVEHEALGSSLLTGPEGLLAKERENLKRLKCLRRYRQRYGVEALLHRQLRERRMLATEGAAQQAHTTRSSQRCLAFVDDVRCSNQSLPMTRHCLTHICQDTNQVLFKCCQGSEEVPCNKPVPVSLSEDPCCPLHFQLPPQMYKPEQDLDVVGDGMQCPPSPLLFDPSLTLEDHSMKEIAEGTVDILGQMQMDVDGCRAQGSRHFERPLALLPHAGMTTANGKEEPS from the exons ATGAACAGGATTCGGATTCACGTCTTGCCAACCAACCGGGGGAGGATCACTCCAGTGCCTAGGTCTCAGGAGCCCCTGTCGTGTGCTTTCACGCATCGCCCATGCTCGCAACCTCGCCTGGAGGGGCAGGAGTTTTGCATTAAGCATATTCTCGAAGACAAAAATGCACCCTTCAAGCAGTGTAGCTACATATCGACGAAGAATGGAAAAAGATGTCCCAGTGCCGCCCCCAAGCCTGAGAAGAAAGACGG GGTATCCTTCTGTGCTGAACATGCCCGTAGGAATGCCATGGCACTTCAGGCCCAAATGAAAAAGTCTAACCCAGGGCCTATAGGTGAAACACTCTTGTGCCAGCTCAGCTCATATGCTAAGACAGAGCTGGGTTCTCAGACTCCTGAAAGTAGCCGCAGTGAAGCCAGCCGCATTCTGG ATGAAGACAGTTGGAGTGATGGGGAGCAGGAACCCCTGACTGTGGATCAGACATGGAGGGGTGATCCTGACAGCGAAGCGGATAGTATAGACAGTGATCAAGAAGATCCTCTAAA ACATGCTGGTGTCTACACAGCAGAAGAAGTTGCCCTAATTATGCGTGAGAAACTAATTCGTTTGCAGTCTCTGTACATCGATCAGTTTAAAAGACTTCAGCATCTGCTCAAAGAGAAGAAACGCCGTTATTTACACAACCGCAAAGTGGAACATGAAGCACTAG GTAGTAGCCTCCTGACTGGTCCAGAGGGACTTTTGGCTAAAGAACGTGAGAACTTAAAGCGACTTAAATGCCTTCGGCGATACCGCCAGCGCTACGGAGTTGAAGCCTTACTACACAGGCAGCTGAGGGAGCGAAGAATGCTGGCTACAGAAGGTGCCGCCCAACAG gcCCACACGACTCGTTCCAGTCAGAGATGCTTGGCATTTGTGGATGATGTTCGTTGTTCCAATCAGTCTCTTCCAATGACCAGACATTGTCTTACCC atatttGTCAGGACACCAATCAGGTTCTCTTCAAATGCTGCCAGGGGTCTGAGGAGGTACCCTGCAACAAACCGGTTCCTGTAAGCCTCTCTGAGGATCCCTGCTGCCCACTGCATTTCCAGTTGCCTCCCCAGATGTATAAGCCCGAGCAG GACTTGGATGTTGTGGGTGACGGAATGCAGTGCCCTCCTTCACCTTTGCTTTTTGATCCTTCACTGACCCTTGAAGATCATTCAATGAAAGAAATTGCTGAAGGCACAGTGGATATCTTG GGCCAGATGCAGATGGATGTAGATGGATGCAGAGCCCAGGGATCCCGGCATTTTGAGCGACCCCTTGCGCTGTTACCTCACGCTGGAATGACTACTGCAAATGGGAAAGAGGAACCCAGTTGA
- the KANSL2 gene encoding KAT8 regulatory NSL complex subunit 2 isoform X4 translates to MNRIRIHVLPTNRGRITPVPRSQEPLSCAFTHRPCSQPRLEGQEFCIKHILEDKNAPFKQCSYISTKNGKRCPSAAPKPEKKDGVSFCAEHARRNAMALQAQMKKSNPGPIGETLLCQLSSYAKTELGSQTPESSRSEASRILDEDSWSDGEQEPLTVDQTWRGDPDSEADSIDSDQEDPLKHAGVYTAEEVALIMREKLIRLQSLYIDQFKRLQHLLKEKKRRYLHNRKVEHEALGSSLLTGPEGLLAKERENLKRLKCLRRYRQRYGVEALLHRQLRERRMLATEGAAQQAHTTRSSQRCLAFVDDVRCSNQSLPMTRHCLTHICQDTNQVLFKCCQGSEEVPCNKPVPVSLSEDPCCPLHFQLPPQMYKPEQVLSVPDDLEAGPMDLYLSAAELQPTESLPLEFSDAHRRGFLLSWKVNRV, encoded by the exons ATGAACAGGATTCGGATTCACGTCTTGCCAACCAACCGGGGGAGGATCACTCCAGTGCCTAGGTCTCAGGAGCCCCTGTCGTGTGCTTTCACGCATCGCCCATGCTCGCAACCTCGCCTGGAGGGGCAGGAGTTTTGCATTAAGCATATTCTCGAAGACAAAAATGCACCCTTCAAGCAGTGTAGCTACATATCGACGAAGAATGGAAAAAGATGTCCCAGTGCCGCCCCCAAGCCTGAGAAGAAAGACGG GGTATCCTTCTGTGCTGAACATGCCCGTAGGAATGCCATGGCACTTCAGGCCCAAATGAAAAAGTCTAACCCAGGGCCTATAGGTGAAACACTCTTGTGCCAGCTCAGCTCATATGCTAAGACAGAGCTGGGTTCTCAGACTCCTGAAAGTAGCCGCAGTGAAGCCAGCCGCATTCTGG ATGAAGACAGTTGGAGTGATGGGGAGCAGGAACCCCTGACTGTGGATCAGACATGGAGGGGTGATCCTGACAGCGAAGCGGATAGTATAGACAGTGATCAAGAAGATCCTCTAAA ACATGCTGGTGTCTACACAGCAGAAGAAGTTGCCCTAATTATGCGTGAGAAACTAATTCGTTTGCAGTCTCTGTACATCGATCAGTTTAAAAGACTTCAGCATCTGCTCAAAGAGAAGAAACGCCGTTATTTACACAACCGCAAAGTGGAACATGAAGCACTAG GTAGTAGCCTCCTGACTGGTCCAGAGGGACTTTTGGCTAAAGAACGTGAGAACTTAAAGCGACTTAAATGCCTTCGGCGATACCGCCAGCGCTACGGAGTTGAAGCCTTACTACACAGGCAGCTGAGGGAGCGAAGAATGCTGGCTACAGAAGGTGCCGCCCAACAG gcCCACACGACTCGTTCCAGTCAGAGATGCTTGGCATTTGTGGATGATGTTCGTTGTTCCAATCAGTCTCTTCCAATGACCAGACATTGTCTTACCC atatttGTCAGGACACCAATCAGGTTCTCTTCAAATGCTGCCAGGGGTCTGAGGAGGTACCCTGCAACAAACCGGTTCCTGTAAGCCTCTCTGAGGATCCCTGCTGCCCACTGCATTTCCAGTTGCCTCCCCAGATGTATAAGCCCGAGCAGGTACTGTCTGTGCCAGACGATCTGGAAGCCGGCCCCATGGATCTGTACTTGAGTGCTGCTGAGCTTCAGCCCACTGAGAGTTTACCTCTGGAGTTCAGTGAT GCACACAGAAGAGGATTTTTGCTGTCGTGGAAAGTGAACCGAGTTTAG
- the KANSL2 gene encoding KAT8 regulatory NSL complex subunit 2 isoform X1, whose product MNRIRIHVLPTNRGRITPVPRSQEPLSCAFTHRPCSQPRLEGQEFCIKHILEDKNAPFKQCSYISTKNGKRCPSAAPKPEKKDGVSFCAEHARRNAMALQAQMKKSNPGPIGETLLCQLSSYAKTELGSQTPESSRSEASRILDEDSWSDGEQEPLTVDQTWRGDPDSEADSIDSDQEDPLKHAGVYTAEEVALIMREKLIRLQSLYIDQFKRLQHLLKEKKRRYLHNRKVEHEALGSSLLTGPEGLLAKERENLKRLKCLRRYRQRYGVEALLHRQLRERRMLATEGAAQQAHTTRSSQRCLAFVDDVRCSNQSLPMTRHCLTHICQDTNQVLFKCCQGSEEVPCNKPVPVSLSEDPCCPLHFQLPPQMYKPEQVLSVPDDLEAGPMDLYLSAAELQPTESLPLEFSDDLDVVGDGMQCPPSPLLFDPSLTLEDHSMKEIAEGTVDILGQMQMDVDGCRAQGSRHFERPLALLPHAGMTTANGKEEPS is encoded by the exons ATGAACAGGATTCGGATTCACGTCTTGCCAACCAACCGGGGGAGGATCACTCCAGTGCCTAGGTCTCAGGAGCCCCTGTCGTGTGCTTTCACGCATCGCCCATGCTCGCAACCTCGCCTGGAGGGGCAGGAGTTTTGCATTAAGCATATTCTCGAAGACAAAAATGCACCCTTCAAGCAGTGTAGCTACATATCGACGAAGAATGGAAAAAGATGTCCCAGTGCCGCCCCCAAGCCTGAGAAGAAAGACGG GGTATCCTTCTGTGCTGAACATGCCCGTAGGAATGCCATGGCACTTCAGGCCCAAATGAAAAAGTCTAACCCAGGGCCTATAGGTGAAACACTCTTGTGCCAGCTCAGCTCATATGCTAAGACAGAGCTGGGTTCTCAGACTCCTGAAAGTAGCCGCAGTGAAGCCAGCCGCATTCTGG ATGAAGACAGTTGGAGTGATGGGGAGCAGGAACCCCTGACTGTGGATCAGACATGGAGGGGTGATCCTGACAGCGAAGCGGATAGTATAGACAGTGATCAAGAAGATCCTCTAAA ACATGCTGGTGTCTACACAGCAGAAGAAGTTGCCCTAATTATGCGTGAGAAACTAATTCGTTTGCAGTCTCTGTACATCGATCAGTTTAAAAGACTTCAGCATCTGCTCAAAGAGAAGAAACGCCGTTATTTACACAACCGCAAAGTGGAACATGAAGCACTAG GTAGTAGCCTCCTGACTGGTCCAGAGGGACTTTTGGCTAAAGAACGTGAGAACTTAAAGCGACTTAAATGCCTTCGGCGATACCGCCAGCGCTACGGAGTTGAAGCCTTACTACACAGGCAGCTGAGGGAGCGAAGAATGCTGGCTACAGAAGGTGCCGCCCAACAG gcCCACACGACTCGTTCCAGTCAGAGATGCTTGGCATTTGTGGATGATGTTCGTTGTTCCAATCAGTCTCTTCCAATGACCAGACATTGTCTTACCC atatttGTCAGGACACCAATCAGGTTCTCTTCAAATGCTGCCAGGGGTCTGAGGAGGTACCCTGCAACAAACCGGTTCCTGTAAGCCTCTCTGAGGATCCCTGCTGCCCACTGCATTTCCAGTTGCCTCCCCAGATGTATAAGCCCGAGCAGGTACTGTCTGTGCCAGACGATCTGGAAGCCGGCCCCATGGATCTGTACTTGAGTGCTGCTGAGCTTCAGCCCACTGAGAGTTTACCTCTGGAGTTCAGTGAT GACTTGGATGTTGTGGGTGACGGAATGCAGTGCCCTCCTTCACCTTTGCTTTTTGATCCTTCACTGACCCTTGAAGATCATTCAATGAAAGAAATTGCTGAAGGCACAGTGGATATCTTG GGCCAGATGCAGATGGATGTAGATGGATGCAGAGCCCAGGGATCCCGGCATTTTGAGCGACCCCTTGCGCTGTTACCTCACGCTGGAATGACTACTGCAAATGGGAAAGAGGAACCCAGTTGA